The following coding sequences are from one Mytilus trossulus isolate FHL-02 chromosome 8, PNRI_Mtr1.1.1.hap1, whole genome shotgun sequence window:
- the LOC134727910 gene encoding uncharacterized protein LOC134727910 has translation MDKTNYIAEAVRQLSDERFYKKLDYDPTSEFSSKIITALQTMYNDGHIDEDTIGYLKPENAKPGRLYLLPKIHKVNNPGRPIVSANGHPTEKISEFVDFHLRSHVENLPSHIQDTTDYLRKMESMNPLPPETLLVTLDVTSLYTNIPHDDGIQSCREIWDSRNILEPPTECLVQLLTLVLKCNNFTFNGEHYLQINGTAMGTKMAPSYANIFMGKLEKQIIATSLSKPLSWFRFIDDVDMKWIESQQKLDDFIRHANNAHHSIKFTYEISDSKISFLDTTTSIKDGVISTDLYCKPTDKHQYLSPQSCHPKHCTKSIPYSQALRVKRICSSEEAVTKRLQELRGFLTKRGYKKLDIDKGFARANNNSRNDLLQYKQKRRSKIVPFVLTYNPAFNNLSRLIRANWQTIAKHPKLSKIFPNPPVLAFRRPASLKDLFVRADVSSNKSCSTAGWCKSCD, from the exons ATGGACAAAACTAACTACATCGCGGAAGCAGTGCGTCAGCTCTCTGATGAGAGATTTTATAAGAAGCTAGACTATGACCCTACTTCTGAGTTTAGCTCCAAAATTATCACTGCGTTACAAACCATGTACAATGACGGTCACATAGATGAGGATacaattggttatttaaagcCAGAGAATGCCAAGCCTGGTCGATTGTATCTTCTTCCCAAAATACACAAGGTTAACAACCCTGGTAGACCCATTGTATCCGCAAACGGCCATCCGACTGAGAAAATCTCGGAATTCGTCGATTTTCATTTAAGATCTCATGTAGAAAATCTTCCTTCCCACATTCAAGACACTACAGATTATCTTCGTAAAATGGAATCCATGAACCCTCTTCCTCCGGAAACCCTCCTTGTCACTTTAGATGTCACCTCATTGTATACCAACATACCTCATGATGACGGCATACAATCTTGTAGGGAAATATGGGACTCGCGCAACATTTTAGAACCACCTACTGAATGTTTAGTCCAGCTGCTTACTCTGGTCCTGAAATGCAACAATTTCACTTTTAATGGTGAGCATTACCTTCAAATTAACGGGACAGCGATGGGGACGAAAATGGCACCGTCTTACGCCAATATTTTCATGGgcaaattagaaaaacaaattattgcaaCATCTTTATCCAAACCTTTGTCTTGGTTCCGTTTCATTGatgatgttgacatgaaatggATTGAATCTCAACAAAAACTGGATGATTTCATCAGACATGCAAACAACGCCCaccattcaattaaatttacgtATGAAATTTCCGACTCTAAGATATCTTTCTTAGACACAACCACATCTATAAAGGACGGTGTCATATCAACAGACCTCTACTGTAAACCCACAGATAAACATCAATACCTTTCTCCCCAAAGCTGTCACCCAAAACACTGTACAAAAAGTATCCCGTACAGTCAAGCTCTCAGAGTCAAGCGGATTTGCTCCTCTGAGGAGGCTGTCACGAAACGGTTACAGGAACTTCGcggatttttgacaaaacgagGTTATAAGAAATTGGACATAGATAAGGGGTTTGCGCGCGCTAACAATAACAGCCGCAATGACCTCTTACAGTACAAACAGAAGAGGCGCAGCAAAATAGTCCCGTTTGTTCTTACATACAACCCAGCCTTTAATAACCTTTCACGTTTGATCCGTGCCAATTGGCAAACTATTGCCAAACACCCTAAATTATCCAAGATCTTTCCCAATCCTCCTGTCTTAGCTTTTCGGAGACCAGCAAGTCTGAAAGACTTATTTGTTAGAGCTGATGTTTCCTCAAATAAAAGCTGTTCAACTGCAGGATGGTGCAAGTCATGTG ATTGA